A window of the Fibrobacter sp. UWH6 genome harbors these coding sequences:
- a CDS encoding Txe/YoeB family addiction module toxin — protein MKKNWFDKAWEDYLYWQSQDKKTLKRINQLLKDVERSAEDGIGKPEPLKGKLSGFWSRRIDDVNRLVYRVNGDVVDVISCKGHYED, from the coding sequence ATGAAGAAGAACTGGTTTGATAAAGCCTGGGAAGATTATCTCTACTGGCAGTCCCAAGACAAGAAAACCCTGAAACGAATCAATCAACTCCTTAAGGATGTTGAACGAAGTGCCGAAGATGGAATCGGCAAACCGGAGCCTTTGAAAGGTAAACTATCCGGTTTCTGGAGTCGTCGAATCGATGATGTGAATCGCTTGGTGTACCGAGTTAATGGAGACGTCGTCGACGTGATTTCCTGTAAGGGACACTACGAGGATTAA
- a CDS encoding type II toxin-antitoxin system RelB/DinJ family antitoxin has product MALSTISARIETKDKERFDKFCEKVGLSTSSALNLFVKAVLRENRIPFEISLPDPFYSESNMKFLEEGAAAIKAGKGVVHELIEVGGDDEEELV; this is encoded by the coding sequence ATGGCCCTTTCTACAATTTCCGCAAGAATCGAAACCAAGGACAAGGAACGTTTCGACAAGTTCTGCGAAAAGGTGGGGCTGTCTACGTCCTCTGCCCTCAACTTGTTCGTCAAGGCGGTTCTCAGGGAGAATCGCATCCCTTTCGAAATTTCCCTTCCGGATCCCTTCTATAGCGAAAGCAATATGAAGTTCTTGGAAGAAGGCGCTGCGGCCATTAAGGCTGGGAAGGGGGTTGTTCATGAACTGATTGAAGTTGGGGGGGATGATGAAGAAGAACTGGTTTGA